A genomic region of Candidatus Schekmanbacteria bacterium contains the following coding sequences:
- a CDS encoding molybdopterin-dependent oxidoreductase, translated as MKKHRNIKRRSFLKASGAASATALGGCQKIKNVNKGIHEFLNRFEEVPVPHGIETWKTTTCNLCSSSCGIRARTIDGRLVSIEGNSAHPVNRGGICPRGVNGLHILYNPNRLSGPMKKTGSGDSSKWERISWDDAMKAVTGNLKSLRTQSPQSLMFLHGKPSTSLEVSFADRFMQAYGSPNYICYMDGHDYYDSSMLDAIYLMQGINAAPSYDIGNSNFVLSFNTDIFESHENLMQSLKAYGQAHSERPSGRCRFVHVGPRLSASASTADKWIPVRPGTEGVLALGVAHVIIREDLYDYNFVNINCSGFEDRTDESGKTERGFKSVVMSEYAPSDVSNMTGVKVEEIIRLARDFASSRPALAVGNRTQTRIQLAVHSLNALLGSINTKGGILFPPDIVLKKEGEKSSSIYGENNTDFLSKIISSPESPVKALFIKNANPIYSSLESALWRKALDKIPFKVSFSGIMDETSSLCDMILPDCTYLEKWNGSAVATSEGYQVFSISRPVVEPVVECKASEDVLLNIASGLSPEVAINFHWKSFSDYVELAIEGLFEAGRGSRLGEEFEGTWVRLLEKAGWRIPSEGGLDEFKKTIIDAGGWWDPIYYYGELSRVILKPTGKFELMPAIKSMTNYSFPELTETDETREQYFALHVSKPASLAALTNPNSPWMLDNITSVLTDRWNTWIEINEEIAKKLGFKRGDEVIVESDKGKIRAEVTPTKSIHPEFVSIPAGMGHVIPGEWSNGIGSNAADIMSAVRDPVTGIFLADKTKVKIYKA; from the coding sequence TTGAAGAAGCATAGAAATATAAAAAGAAGATCATTTCTAAAAGCTTCCGGAGCCGCTTCTGCTACTGCACTTGGCGGCTGCCAGAAGATAAAAAATGTGAACAAGGGAATCCATGAATTCCTGAACAGATTTGAGGAGGTCCCGGTTCCGCACGGCATTGAAACATGGAAGACTACGACGTGCAATCTCTGCTCAAGCTCCTGCGGCATCCGTGCAAGGACGATTGATGGCCGTCTTGTAAGCATAGAGGGGAATTCTGCCCATCCTGTAAACCGCGGCGGCATATGCCCCAGAGGTGTGAACGGGCTTCATATCCTTTATAATCCTAACAGGCTTTCGGGTCCGATGAAAAAAACCGGAAGCGGCGACAGTTCAAAATGGGAAAGGATATCCTGGGATGATGCCATGAAAGCTGTTACCGGTAATCTTAAATCCCTGAGGACACAAAGCCCGCAGTCTCTTATGTTTTTGCATGGGAAGCCTTCAACCAGTCTTGAAGTAAGTTTTGCTGACAGGTTTATGCAGGCTTATGGAAGTCCAAACTATATCTGCTACATGGATGGGCATGATTATTATGATTCATCCATGCTCGATGCAATTTATTTGATGCAGGGGATAAATGCTGCCCCTTCCTATGATATTGGTAATTCCAATTTTGTCCTCTCTTTCAATACTGATATCTTTGAAAGCCACGAGAACCTCATGCAGTCTTTAAAAGCTTATGGACAGGCCCACAGCGAAAGACCATCGGGCAGATGCAGATTTGTTCACGTGGGTCCGAGATTGTCCGCATCTGCTTCGACTGCGGACAAATGGATACCGGTAAGGCCCGGAACCGAGGGCGTTCTTGCTCTGGGTGTTGCGCATGTGATCATAAGGGAAGACCTCTATGATTATAATTTTGTGAATATAAACTGCAGCGGCTTTGAAGACCGGACTGATGAAAGCGGAAAAACAGAGAGGGGCTTCAAATCTGTTGTGATGAGTGAATATGCCCCTTCTGATGTTTCAAATATGACGGGAGTTAAGGTTGAGGAAATAATAAGGCTTGCAAGAGACTTTGCCTCTTCAAGACCTGCATTGGCTGTAGGAAATCGGACGCAAACGCGGATACAGCTTGCAGTCCATAGCCTTAACGCTCTTTTAGGAAGTATAAATACGAAAGGCGGCATCCTTTTCCCTCCTGATATAGTGTTGAAAAAAGAAGGAGAGAAATCATCATCAATATATGGAGAGAATAACACGGATTTTCTAAGTAAAATTATTTCTTCGCCGGAATCGCCGGTAAAGGCTCTTTTCATAAAAAATGCAAATCCGATTTACTCAAGTTTAGAGAGCGCGCTGTGGAGAAAAGCACTTGATAAAATACCTTTCAAGGTGAGTTTCTCCGGTATAATGGATGAAACATCATCTCTTTGTGATATGATACTTCCTGACTGCACATATCTCGAAAAATGGAACGGCTCCGCTGTTGCCACCTCTGAAGGTTATCAGGTATTTTCAATATCCCGGCCGGTTGTGGAGCCTGTTGTCGAATGCAAAGCATCTGAGGATGTTCTTTTAAACATTGCATCAGGACTTTCTCCGGAGGTCGCCATAAACTTTCACTGGAAGAGTTTCAGCGATTACGTAGAGCTTGCCATCGAAGGGCTTTTTGAAGCGGGAAGAGGGAGCAGGCTTGGAGAGGAATTTGAAGGGACATGGGTAAGACTTCTTGAAAAAGCAGGCTGGAGGATCCCATCAGAAGGCGGACTTGATGAATTCAAAAAAACGATAATAGATGCAGGAGGATGGTGGGACCCGATTTATTATTATGGGGAATTATCGCGTGTTATTTTAAAACCGACCGGCAAATTTGAGCTTATGCCGGCAATCAAAAGTATGACGAATTATTCTTTCCCCGAGCTGACGGAAACGGATGAAACACGAGAGCAGTATTTCGCACTTCATGTTTCTAAACCTGCGTCTCTTGCCGCACTGACCAACCCGAATTCACCCTGGATGCTTGATAATATAACATCTGTTCTGACTGATAGATGGAATACATGGATTGAGATAAATGAAGAGATCGCAAAAAAGCTCGGGTTTAAGCGGGGAGATGAGGTTATAGTGGAGTCTGATAAAGGGAAGATAAGGGCAGAGGTTACACCGACAAAGAGTATTCATCCAGAATTTGTTTCAATCCCTGCCGGCATGGGGCATGTTATCCCCGGTGAATGGTCAAATGGGATTGGAAGCAATGCAGCAGATATCATGAGTGCTGTGCGTGACCCAGTTACAGGGATTTTCCTTGCAGATAAGACGAAGGTGAAGATTTATAAAGCATAA
- a CDS encoding cytochrome c3 family protein codes for MKKFLVPALILIFCGGITVSVFPLSKFSGRIVKFSHKVHVVGQGIECEACHVYVKKQTFAGIPDIGICLGCHESKITDSPEEEKIRQASSRHEDLEWERVFKLPSHVYFSHRRHVGIANIDCVKCHGEVWKMTEPLTSPLKTLVMEDCIECHKERNVVWDCVDCHR; via the coding sequence ATGAAGAAATTTTTGGTACCTGCACTTATTCTTATTTTCTGTGGGGGCATTACAGTTTCTGTTTTCCCTCTCTCTAAGTTCTCAGGCCGGATTGTAAAATTCAGCCACAAAGTACATGTCGTAGGACAGGGCATTGAATGCGAGGCATGTCATGTCTATGTTAAGAAACAAACTTTTGCAGGTATTCCTGATATAGGTATCTGCCTTGGTTGTCATGAGAGCAAAATAACGGACAGCCCTGAGGAGGAAAAGATAAGACAGGCTTCCTCAAGGCATGAAGACCTGGAATGGGAAAGGGTTTTTAAACTCCCTTCTCATGTTTATTTTTCGCACAGAAGGCATGTGGGCATAGCGAATATTGACTGCGTGAAATGCCATGGCGAAGTATGGAAGATGACCGAGCCGCTTACAAGTCCTCTTAAAACATTGGTGATGGAAGACTGCATCGAATGTCACAAGGAGCGGAACGTTGTATGGGATTGTGTGGATTGTCACCGCTGA
- a CDS encoding SGNH/GDSL hydrolase family protein — MRITRRRIVNLVLVLASIIFTFLAGEIALRFTRFEHTIKRYSFYNYPFPKFYFKSDPVKGYDIRENFNESEAYADRDRTYKIWSNEIGCFDTPAKNIDNYVLLVGDSFTHAYTDFQDKWGTYAESLLGYRILKCGVSGYGTKDELYKAKDIISKVKHPPKLIILGYFINDLQDDYLFPQITIIEGCRVFDRTLDKKTGEIFLRKDLKDEFHLWKKFGLNHYPKNPYFVRIRYFFKKHSIIYNLVRIVFFNAFLNPIELDLSYNDYPWIKNAWEQHFENLREFKKLAESCGARLLVVEIPAKYQVFSDRFDEFKNIAPDKPNRILNNFFQAEGIDFIDLLPYFKKEANADPDNKNFTPKILYWKYDAHWNKTGNHLAGLLVSKYILEKNLLNIDDREKKIANIEQTISTGY; from the coding sequence ATGAGAATAACCAGAAGAAGGATAGTAAATTTAGTGCTTGTTTTGGCAAGTATCATATTTACATTCTTAGCCGGCGAAATAGCTCTGAGATTCACAAGGTTCGAGCATACTATCAAACGATATTCATTTTATAATTATCCATTCCCCAAATTTTATTTCAAGTCAGACCCTGTGAAGGGATATGATATCAGAGAAAATTTTAATGAATCCGAAGCTTATGCTGACAGAGACCGTACGTATAAAATCTGGTCAAATGAGATAGGATGTTTTGACACTCCTGCAAAGAATATAGATAATTACGTCCTCCTTGTTGGCGATAGCTTCACCCATGCTTATACTGACTTTCAGGATAAATGGGGAACATATGCAGAATCACTTCTAGGATACAGGATACTAAAATGCGGCGTATCAGGATATGGAACCAAGGATGAGCTTTACAAAGCAAAAGATATCATCTCGAAAGTAAAGCATCCCCCAAAATTAATTATTTTAGGGTATTTCATAAATGATCTCCAGGATGACTATCTGTTCCCTCAAATAACAATTATAGAGGGATGCAGGGTTTTTGACAGGACACTTGATAAAAAAACAGGTGAGATTTTTTTACGTAAAGATCTCAAAGATGAATTTCATCTCTGGAAAAAATTCGGATTAAACCATTATCCTAAAAATCCCTATTTTGTGAGGATAAGATATTTTTTCAAAAAGCATTCTATCATTTATAATCTTGTGCGAATTGTATTTTTCAATGCGTTCTTAAACCCCATAGAGCTTGATTTGTCTTATAATGATTACCCGTGGATCAAGAATGCATGGGAACAGCATTTTGAGAATTTAAGAGAATTCAAAAAACTGGCGGAAAGCTGCGGAGCCAGGTTACTGGTTGTAGAAATTCCCGCAAAATACCAGGTATTTTCAGATCGTTTTGATGAGTTCAAAAATATTGCTCCTGATAAACCCAACAGAATACTCAATAATTTTTTTCAGGCAGAAGGGATAGATTTTATAGATCTCCTCCCTTATTTCAAAAAAGAGGCAAATGCAGATCCTGATAATAAGAATTTCACTCCCAAGATCCTATACTGGAAATATGATGCGCACTGGAACAAAACCGGAAACCATCTCGCAGGATTGCTTGTGTCAAAGTATATTTTGGAAAAAAATCTTCTCAACATAGATGACAGGGAAAAAAAGATTGCAAATATCGAACAGACAATTTCTACCGGATATTAG
- a CDS encoding tetratricopeptide repeat protein gives MKKLLVPSMLLLSLSLIFYAGCGGDTPESLAKNHIETANSAVRVKDFKTAIEEYKTAIEIDPGNALAHYDLAYLLETEFKNYEEAIIHYRMALEHSPDQYRFLYKSIAKIYYDQEKYDDALLAYRKAVAILPNDSLAHNDYGAVLIKKGMIKEAIEEFEKAIKIDPSDETPQKNRDKAYVLLNESHEEKKE, from the coding sequence ATGAAAAAACTTTTGGTACCATCCATGCTTTTATTGAGTCTTTCTCTGATTTTTTATGCAGGCTGCGGGGGAGATACGCCGGAAAGCCTTGCAAAAAACCACATAGAAACCGCAAACAGCGCTGTCAGGGTGAAGGACTTTAAAACCGCCATTGAAGAATACAAGACTGCCATTGAAATTGACCCGGGAAATGCTCTTGCCCATTATGATCTTGCTTATCTATTGGAAACTGAGTTCAAAAATTATGAAGAGGCAATCATCCATTACCGCATGGCGCTCGAGCACTCACCGGATCAATATAGATTCCTTTATAAATCCATAGCTAAAATTTACTATGACCAGGAAAAATATGATGACGCACTTTTAGCTTACAGGAAAGCTGTTGCGATTCTTCCAAATGATTCACTTGCACATAATGACTATGGTGCAGTACTTATAAAAAAAGGGATGATAAAAGAGGCGATTGAGGAATTTGAAAAAGCGATAAAGATTGATCCCTCTGATGAGACTCCGCAGAAAAACAGGGATAAGGCATATGTTCTCCTTAACGAGAGCCATGAAGAAAAGAAAGAATAA